The genome window ggcctccttcctccccagcagcatcctcccgcctcccccacaGGTTACCACCCATCAGAGACATCCTGTGCTCATCTGGGTCCGTCAACACCCCTGTGGAACACAGAGCAGCGGGCGTGCTGTTTTGCCTCTTGCTGGTGTGACAGGGGCCTATCGAGGAGCTTCCGTCACCAGGACCTTCTCGGCTTCCCGGTGGCCCAGCCCTTGGTGGAGCGGCGACTAAGCAGCCGCTCGGCGGGACCGCGGGTGGCTTCCAGCTTCGGCCGCACCAGGTGCCGCGGGCCTCACGTTCCTTAGCTCCACCCCGCACGGGGCAATTCCTGGAAGCGAAGGAACTGGATCCCAGGGACCGTTCCCAACAGCCCAGCTGCCGaggcctcacccccagccccccggAGGGCGGGGCCCGCGGCGGCTCCGGCCGTCCGCCCGCGCGCACGCCTCCgaaggccgggcccacctggtGCAAGTTCCAGGGAAGCAGAGGTACCGCCAAGGCGGGCTTCCTGACGGGGCAGcccggggcgggcgcggggctggAAGTGAGGAGGTGAGCTCCCCGTCAGCGGGGGTGTTCGCTCATTCACTCTGAGGCCGGTCAGGGGGCACAAGGGCACCGCCGCCGTGCCCGGGGGCCTTTCAAAGGGAATGCTCTCCGAGGCCGCCCGCCGCTCTCGAagccctgtggggtgggggttccaggcgccccctcgcccccacccACCGTGTCCTCCTGGCTCCCGGCCTCGGGGCGGGTTCCTCCGCCCCCCGGGTCTGGACGCGATgcgctccctccccccagcccctacCTGTACGACGAGGTGGCTGCTGCAGCCGCGTCCGCATCCCCGAGGGGGAGCACGTAGACGCCCTGGCCAGCGGGTGCGGGAGAGGCGCCCCTCCGGCCGCCGGCCCCCGGCCTGCGCCCCGGCGTCGCATCTCTGGGCCTCGCGGGCGCGGGCCACGCGCAGAAGTCCCGCTGGTACTGAGTGAGGGGCACGTCCCGGCCGGGGTCCCGGGCGCCTGCGGGGGACGCGCCCGTGCGCGAGGCGGCGCCGCCGGGGCCCGGCTCCTCGCTCTCCAGGTCCGAGTAGTTGTGCAGGGTCAGCGGCACCGCCACGTCCGAGCGGTCCAGCTGGTTCCAGCGCCGCGCCAGGCAGCAGAGGCGGCTGATGCAGGGCCACGCCAtgccgccccgcgcccgcccgcccggcgacCGGCTCCCCGCGCTCCGGcaggccgcccccgcccggcGTCCCCGCCCCTGCGGCCCTCCCCACGCCGCCGCAGCGCCGCCGCTCGGCCGGGGGTGGCCTTGTGCGAGCGGGGAGGGCCGGGTGAGAGCccgggaggtggggctgggacccgGTGTGCACCGCCGGAGCGGAAGGACGCCGCAGCGGGGATCAGGGGGTGAGGTACGAACCTGCCTCGCGGCATTGACAAAGGTCCAACTTTTAGAATGTTTCCTAATTtatgtgctcgcttcggcagcacatatactaaaactaGGATGTTTCATAATTGAATCCAAAGCTCCCTAAACGCCATCTTATAAACCAGGCCTGGCTTTGGGGGTCGCCCTCCTCAGCGCGGGTGTTTGTCGTGGGGACCGCGTGTCCGTGGCGAGGCTGCCGCATTGAGCCAGGCTGCACCTCAGGGACTCGCAGTCATGAGAGGGACCCAGGGAAAACTTGGGGCCCTGCTTCCCAGAGAAAACGCGTGAATCAGCCTGTGAGTCACAGCTGTTTGCCTTCACAGTACTAAATTTGTGACAACCAATCCACTTTTCATCGAGAATTGGTTGGCATTCGCCCTCAGCTGGCCTTTCCCACGTTCTGATTTGAAAGCATGGTGGCAGGCTTTACCTAGTTTATAAAACTGCCACAAATCTTTGGCCACTATGCTACATAGTGGAAGAACATCTagcaccgtggttggcaaactgcggctcgtgagccacatgcggctctttggccccttgagtgtggctcttccacaaaataccacagcctgggcgagtctattttgaagaagtggcgttagaagaagtttaaaaaattaggctctcaaaagaaatttcagtcgttgtactgttgatatttggctctgttgactaatgcgttggccgaccactgatctagtaaCATAGATAGGCATTTACAATGTGTACAGTAAGAAGCTAACCCTGTAAATAATTATGATTGTAAATTAtggtaatctatactaataaaagggtaatatgctaattagaccagacatccttccaaacgtccttctggacaaagctatggtggtggaggccgaggcagaggcggttaggggtgatcaggcaggcaggggtcccagattggagagggtgcaggccgggctgagggacacccccccccccccagtgcatgaatttcgtgcaccaggcctctagtcattataataattataaattcccTTCCCTCTTGGGCCTACATTCTTGTTTTATTGCAAAGCTAAATTTGGCTAATCCTCCAGGCTAAAAGTCATCTGCATTCAAGTATCAGAAACAACCCCCTGGCCACAATCAAAGATTCcctgaatatgtttttaaatatatttttatttatttcagagaggaaaggagaggaagagatagaaacatcaatgttgagagggaatcattgattggctgccccctgcatgttGGATGAAGCCCGCCCGCAACCCCGGAATCAAATCTAGGACtctctggtccacaggccaaaccagctagagcaaagGTCTCCTGAATATCTGACACCTGGCCTCAGTGCACACCGCAGAGTAATTATACCAGCAACACTACAGCAGCAGCACTGGTTATCCCGAGCTGCATTCCAAGCACATTCTTGGATGGTATCCAAGGTGTCGCACCTCGGAGAGACGTGCAGTACAGCCCTCACAGTAGGGTTCCTCTTCCAAACCACTGCCTGTCTTAGCTTGGAGTCACAGCAAAGGGATGTAAGGGCTGCCCTGGCCGGGCCATGGCCCAGGAGGCTCCAGGAGAGGGGCACACTGTGACCACCAGTGGAGCAGCTGCCTTTGTGTGACCTCCATGGACCAGGAATTAGCCACCTGGATTTGGTGACTGAAATATTTAgtcctgcccggctggtgtggtcagtagttgagcatcgacctatgaaccaggaggtcacagtttaattcccaggcaaggcacacgcccaggttgcaggctcgaaccccaatgtgcaggaagcagctgatcaacgattctctcatcattgatgtttctctctctctctccctttcctctctgaaatcaataaaaatatattttaaaaaaacaaactcttcTGTAAATCTACTCAAGAAAAACTTAAATTCTCAAATTGCATTTCCTAGAGATAACTCTCAATCATGAGGGCAAGTTAGTTCCACAAAAGTGAAGCTACTATGATGACCACTGCTGGTATTTCAGGAACATGCTTAAATTCAAATGTAcctttttaaatgtaagatgcaattaggccagtgatgggcaaccttttgagcttggtgtgtcaaacttcgccaaaaaactgagcataactcgggtggtgtgtcactttgaggaaaaaattaactccaaaactctagtcgcaaatgtttcatcctcaggagcagcaaatgtttcatcctcagcatgcagccacatgtcatcagaaatggctacgcgtgtcataggttcgccatcactgaattAGGCTCAGGCTCTAGTCTGAATTTATCCAAGATACTTCCTTTAAGTCTCATTAAGTTTCAATGTTAACCAAGAAAGCAAAAGACTAAAAATAGCTTTTTGTGTATGCCACTAACTGCCAGGAAACATTAACTCTTGGGAAACTTTATAAAATAAGCAGCTGTTGTTTCAGACCATGTCAGAGAGAAGACACTCTTAACTTGTACCTATTCATCAACCCAGGAAAGGGGCAGGCAGGTAAGAGTAAATGCTTAGCAGAGATGTGCAAAGGCCAATGTGCAAAAATGGGAGCCATTCTAGGTTCCCCTCCAAGTTTCCATCGGGGCTTTCCCTGTGCACCCTGCGGGGTTCACAGCTCACCCTACATCCGATGGAACAGGATTCCAGGGCAACATTACTGCTCTTCCAAAGAGACACACACCCTCTGTTTACAAACTAGAGTATAAACCTTTATTTCATAACATTGTCATAGTTCACTTTCTAGTAAGACATGTACTGAGGACACAGCTTAAAATTCTGGGAAAGCAGAAGCCGGGTGTCTTCCAGGCAGGAGCAAAGACGTGGTCACTCCAGGGCCAATGCGTTCCTGGGGCTTCCAGGCAGCAAGGACCAGATGCACCAGTGTTGTCCAATCCGTTTTACTTAGAGCCACCTCCCTTTTTGGGGCCATTAGTCCTCATTTCATGCCAAATTTTCACTAGAGGCTCCCTGTTCTTCCAAATGAGTTCATGACCATAAGTAATATACcacctgggaaaaaaaaaaacaaagcaggcCCACACTCAAACAGTATGACACACACATGGTAAGTACCatgatgacatttaaaaaattaatgctgcCGCAATTTACTATCTAGCTTAAGATAGCTAATTAATTTATCTGATATACATCCATAATttacctttaaccctttgcactcgcttgcttttttctcgagctgctaccgatgctaaccgtgtcgagtcacactcgacatccgagtgcaaaaggttaatatctgGAGTATGTAAAGGGGCGAAGTAGGGTGGGACCACATGAGACTGAACTGAAAAGTGTAAGTACTTCACAAACACTACTCTGGATTCACCACAGCCCTGCAAGTTAAGCATCTCTTCTGTTACAGACACGAGGAAGCCAAGTCTGCGATAAGGTAATCTGCTCAAGGTGCTAACAGCTTCTAAATGGCCCATCAAGGACTCACCAACAGGTCAGACCAATTCTAATCCTGGTAAGAAAATTCAGAAGTAGAGTTTACTTACTAATGATGGCTAGTTTAAATGCTTCTCGTCATTTTCCACCCAGCCAAGCCAGTgttcagcaaactgcggctcgcgagccacatgcggctctttgaccccttgagtgtggctcttccacaaaataccacgtgcgggcgcgcacgtacaatgcgattgaaacttcatggcccatgcgcagaagttggttttcggctctcaaaagaaatttcaatcgttgtactgctgatatttggctctgttgactaatgagtttgccgaccactgggctaagcaAAGGGTCGTTTGCTGATCCAAATTCTATCCATCTTTTAAAGTACAGTTCTAATCCCCATTCTCCTGTTAAAAACTGCCTAAAAGCAGCCTGAGCTAAGGAAGATGAAACACTGAGAAGTTTAGTGACTTAACTAGCTCAGTTTGCACAACTAGGGATCACCAGAACTGAGACCAGAACCCAAATCTGACGCTGAAacctgtgctctaaccactgcacaCCTAGGGAGCAACTACTATCAGCTGAGGAGCACAGAGTGAGGGGCAAATGACAAGGGCCTGCTTTTGAGAAGCTGAGAGGTCCAGGTGCTCAACCCAGGGCAGTGCCAAGTTGTAAGTGTGACTCCGGGGCATCTGCCTCTCcggctgggggaggctgggagggttcCTGGAGGTGGGACTGATTTGAAATGGCTGTTAATGGAAATGTTTATTACTGAAACCGTTATTTTTGCCCTGGTTTCCCCAGATTTCTTGTCCCCCGAGGGAAAGACcagattttgttgatttttgcatCTCTCAGACACCTGACTGAAAAAAATGCACTATTTGCTTTACATGTGTATCAGAATAGCAGTTTAaggttttaacatttttaagtgttctgagtatttttttaaaattgttaagtgCTTGGCTTTGTACCTAAATCTTAATATTcaataacaataattaaaatcTGATAAAAATACAGTCaccattaaaattttgaaaaattaagaaaaccagTAAACTGAcagaaagaaatttataaaaacatgCAGCCCTGGACCAGTGTGGCCTGATGTGCAATCTGAAACTCTAGCTCTGCAAGGACTTTGTGACCTTGAATGAGTGCCCTTCTTTAAGCAGCTTCCTTCCTGTAAAAAGGAATACCTCACAGGATTTTAAGAGTATTGTACACATCAGTCCTTAGCTTAGGCGTACCACACACACTCAATCTGCCAGCTATTACTATTGCAGCATTACAAGGCGAAGACCATAAAATTTGGTGAGGGACATAAAGTCAAGGAAATGTGCAGGATACTAATGGGACCTTTACTATTAGCAAAGACTTTTAAATCTAAAGATGTTCTGGATATGACTGAGATCGAGTAAATAAAAGGTTGAAATTAGAAACAGCAAAGAAAACCGATTCCTCTGCCTTTCAGATCCTGgacttaaaatgtatttgatcCAATTATTTTCAGAATGGAAAAAGGTCACCTAATTATAGTTCAGGAGAATAAAACCTGCTGGGGATAAGATCCTTTAAGTACACCTGGAAGGATTCAGATAAATTTAGAGTTCATAAAACAGAACCCTTCTTCATAAGTCTTCGTTTCTCATGCTGTAATATCAGGTCAGTTTCTACTATTTATAATGTGCTGATGTTAAAGCTAGAACTCACATATGCTATTCTTTAATcatcactaaaattaaaaatggcataaTGGCATTTAATTCTACCGCCTACTGGGCAAAACTGCTCCACTGAGAatagattcttttctttttctttttctaattaaaaaaactcAGTTTTCCCATTGTCATCAAACAAAGTAAAAACCAAGTATGGGCAAAAGGCAACATTTATACAGGAAAAGATAGGCCATCAGGGGATCCAGCACATCAGACAGACGATAACTCTGCTAAAGGGACTCTCATGGTCAGATGGGCTCCAGGAGTCCTGAGGAAGTTCTGTGACGAAGACGCCATATGTAGAAAGTCCACTGTCTGAAGCACAAGTGGAAGATCTGTGACCACAATGCAATTATACTCAAGTATGACAGGGCGGGAAGGGCTCTGGAACTGGGTTGAAATCTCTGCTCGGCTACTTAAGAGCAGTCTGACATTTCTAATTTAAGGGCAAGAATTCAGTCAATATAAAAATACCAccactgccctgaccggtttggttcaatgaatagagcgtcagcctgtggactgaagggtcccaggttcgattccagtcaagggcatgtaccttggtggcaggcacatccccaataagaggtgtgcaggaggcagctgatcgatgtttctctctcatcaatgtttctaactctctatccctctcccttcctctctgtaaaaaataaaaataaataaataaaaagacacctcttaaaaaaaaataccaccactGTCCCCACACCTCACTTCATGAAAATACTTACTGCTCCAAGTGATGGTCCATATCTTCCTGTAGCAACTGAGCCCATTCATATAAGATAAGGTAATAGTAGTGTAATGTAAGGTGGCTAGCACAGTGCTGCCATGTAACAGATGCCCAGTAGTGGTCACCAATGGCCTGTCACGcagcatgcacgcacacacacactcactgcagACAAAGCAATGGCTCTGCCCACTCTGTGTCTGCCTAGCACCTGTGAGATGGAGGTCAGGGTGGGGTttgggcaggggagaggaagcCTGAGTGTGGGAAAGGAGGTGACAGCCCAGATTGGGGGCTGGGGAACAGTCTCCAAAGAGGCTGGGAATCATGACAGATCAGGAGTTGGGGTGGCCTGAGGTTAAGGGTAGGGTAAAGGCACAGCCAGTCTCTCTACAAGTGactgaggcaggggcagggctgataTTCTCATGTCCCACCTCGCATGTGAAACCGGGCAAGGCCAAAGCAAACCATGTTGAGGATTCctcgccccccccaaccccacctgcCCCCGCCTTACTCTGTCTTctttaagagaagaaaaggacCTGAAAAAGCAGTGTAGCAACCAATTACACTCAAAACTTACATTCCAAAGAGAGCTCCCCCAAGATGTGCTGCATGATCAAAAAATTTCCATCCCAGGATCATTCCTGCTGTATCCATGGCAATAATGGCTTTTAGGGCCTGCAAGCCAGCAAAAAAAGAACATAACTGGTACAACTTTGCTTCCTTCAGCATTGGCATTGCTAATTTAAGGACAAGAATTTAGTCAATATTAAAATACCACCACTGTCCCCACACCTCCCTTCATGAAAATACTCACGTTCCCTGCGGTGAACGTGAACATTGGAAGAAAGATAATGGCGAGCCTCCCCTCTGGAATCTTAGTGCAGACAGCTGCAAGGACCGTCATGATTGCACCCGACTGCAAATGAACAACTGGTGAAACTCTCAGCATGCAACTGCTTAGTGACCTCAACATCTAAAGTAGAAATACTTTTCCAGAAAGTTAACAAGCCACAGTTTCTAGGTGAGCACAAAGCTTAAAAGCTTTCAGTTACTGCCCTGGTTGTTGGCTCAGTAGGTTGTAgtattgtcccatataccaaaaggttgtgggttcattcaagcctgtgggagg of Eptesicus fuscus isolate TK198812 chromosome 3, DD_ASM_mEF_20220401, whole genome shotgun sequence contains these proteins:
- the MAP6D1 gene encoding MAP6 domain-containing protein 1 translates to MAWPCISRLCCLARRWNQLDRSDVAVPLTLHNYSDLESEEPGPGGAASRTGASPAGARDPGRDVPLTQYQRDFCAWPAPARPRDATPGRRPGAGGRRGASPAPAGQGVYVLPLGDADAAAAATSSYRQEFQPWTGVKPSRSTKAKPTTVITTHSSGWDGCPGAAFQVPEVRKTVSPNPSAIFQAPAPRILNV